In Lagopus muta isolate bLagMut1 chromosome 32, bLagMut1 primary, whole genome shotgun sequence, the following proteins share a genomic window:
- the LOC125686197 gene encoding olfactory receptor 14J1-like, giving the protein MPNSSSISQFLLLALADTRQLQLLHFWLLLGIYLAALLGNGLISTAVACHHRLHTPMYFFLLNLALLDLGCISTTLPKAMANALWDTRHISYSACAAQVFFFLFLFSAEYCILTIMSYDRYVAICKPLHYGTLMDSRACASMAAAAWGTMILYSLLHTANTFSLPLCHGNAVNQFFCELPQILKLSCSKSYLREVGLFVVSILVLFGCFVFIVLSYVQIFRAVLRMPSEQGRHKAFSTCLPHLTVVSLFLSTISFACRKPSSISSPSLDVVVAVLYSVVPPTVNPLIYSMRNRELKDAVRKMMTWTIFSRDKILISLC; this is encoded by the coding sequence ATGcccaacagcagctccatcagccagttcctcctCCTGGCGTTGGCAGACACGCgacagctgcagctcctgcacttctggctcttgctgggcatctacctggctgccctcctgggcaacggcctcatcagcacagccgTAGCCTGCCACCACCGCCTGCACACCCCCatgtacttcttcctcctcaacctCGCCCTCCTCgacctgggctgcatctccacCACTCTCCCCAAAGCCATGGCCAATGCCCTCTGGGACACCAGGCACATCTCCTACTCAGCATGTGCTGCAcaggtctttttctttttgtttttgttctcagcAGAGTATTGCATCCTCACCATCATGTCCTATGACCGCTACGTTGCCATCTGCAAGCCCCTGCACTACGGGACCTTGATGGACAGCAGAGCTTGTGccagcatggcagcagctgcctggggcacTATGATTCTCTATTCCCTCCTGCACACTGCCAACAcattttctctgcctctctgccaTGGCAATGCTGTGAACCAGTTTTTCTGTGAACTTCCACAGATCCTCAAGCTCTCATGCTCAAAATCCTATCTCAGGGAAGTCGGTCTTTTTGTGGTTAGTATCCTTGTCTTATTTGGTTGCTTTGTATTCATTGTGCTGTCCTATGTGCAGATCTTCAGGGCCGTGCTGAGGATGCCCTCTGAGCAGGGACGGCACAAAGCCTTCTCCACATGCCTCCCTCACCTGACTGTGGTCTCCTTGTTTCTCAGTACCATCTCTTTTGCTTGTCGGAAGCCTTCCTCTatctcctccccatccctggacgTGGTGGTGGCAGTTCTGTACTCGGTGGTGCCCCCAACAGTGAATCCCCTCATCTACAGCATGAGGAACCGGGAGCTCAAGGATGCAGTGAGGAAAATGATGACATGGACAATTTTCAGCAGAGATAAAATTCTCATCTCTCTTTGCTAA